GCCGTAGGCTTCCCGCCGGGCTTTTTCCATCTCCTTTATTTCCCGTTCGTACTGCTCAAGTGCCTGTCTCAGTGATACGACCAGCGATTCTACCGCCTGCCGCCCCTGTCCCAGGTCTCCCCGGGCCCTCGCCATAATCGCCTCCACGTTCTGGCGGGCAAGGTCCAAGAATACCTGATTATTCTGCCGCAAGGCCTCCCCCGCCAGGCTCCGAAAAGAATCGGCCAGTTTCTGGGCAGCCTCGTCTAGAAACTTTCGCTCTTCTTCGATTTTTTTCTGACTTTCTGCCAAGAGTGTTTCGGCCCGTGTACGGGCAGTTCTCTCGACATCCAGTTGTTCCCTAGTAAGCCTGAGATCTTCCTCCGCCTCCACCAGCCGCTGTTTGGTCTCGGCCAGTAAGCCCTCGGCAACCCGTACGCGTACCCCGGCCCAAAGCCAGACCGCTAGCCCTCCTAGAATAAACCCTGCCGCTCCCCACAAAAACTCCATACTTGTCACCATCACCGATCCCCAATTTGACTCGTTAGCGTTTATTGTGACTCAATCAACATTATAAAGCAATCACTGAAACCACAACCGTTACAACGAGCTGGTACTATGCTGACTAACCATTTTGAGTACAAAGTAAACCGAGATGAGGGATATTATTACTACTGAAATGATTTGTGATGGGGACAAAACGCTGGTAATCAGGACTCCACGGTTATCCCCCCTCCCGAATTCCAGGAGGAACCTCGTTACCGGATACGCATAAAGGTAAAAGACTAGGCGGCGTTCCTTAATAACGTACTGAGTTACGAAAAACCCAATAAACAGCAAGATCGCTTCGATCTCTCGCGCTGGGAACCTCTCAATAAAAATGGTATTAAATACGTTCCAGTTTACGATTTTCCCGTAGCAGCATCCTCCTAAGGAACAGCCGATTCGTCCAAAACCATGGAACAAGAGCATGGATGGAACAACGGCGTTAAGATACATCCCAACATCATACCTGAACGCCTTGAGGAGGAAGGCCGCCGTCCCCAAAAATCCGATCAAACCAAAGTAAAAACTCAACCCCGCGCTTTTTATTCTCAGCAGCAAAGGCAAATCTAACGCGCCCGGCATTATGAACCAGTTACCCACATTAGATAGCCCCATTCCGGTAACAAATGCTATTGCCAGCAACAATAAAAGTCGATCTTCTTCAGGCTTACAAAGATTATAATCTTTCAAGTTGTGCATCAACACCAGTAAAGCCGAAATCAGTCCGATACCTGCCATGACATTGTAGATCGGGAAGCTACCCATATCGATTAAAGGATGTCTAACCATGTTTTTTCCCTTTCTATCGTTGTCCTTTCTGTAATCACAAGCTCACTATACACCCTTCTTGAATGTACACTTGGGGTCAAGGTGCTCAAGGATGAAACAGCCGAAACAATATATGTTTATGAGACTGCTGTCTCTACCGATATTAATTTTCCGGTATTTCCTCCATCGGTTGAACAAAAGCGATTATACCGGCGATTAAGAACAGTATCAAGGCAGCCCAGCCAAACAGGCTGGTAAATGCGGTCATGATTACAGTGATAAGCGATATGGCAGCGCAGATAAACATCGATATCCCACAAAAAGTAGGCTTGGACTTGCCGTAGAAAGCCGCAATAAATCCCAAGATAACCGGAATAAACCCCAAGGCAGCCCCCATACCAAGGCCTCCAGCCGAATCTGTCATTCCCGCCCCCACGACGGCCCCGCAGGTGCTGGCACAAAGGATGTTGGGCAATGAAACAAACGCCCCTACAATTCCTAATATCATAGGAGCATTTGATGTACCTCTTTTCGCCACTTCACTACCTCCTTAGATGCAATAATCTCGAGCACCTTGACCCATCAAGTAACCCATGTTACCTTCTCTGACTCAGCGACTAATGTAACTGTAAGTCGCTTTACTCTCTAAGCGGCATGCCTTTCGCATCCTTGTCTATAACGTCGGTCAGTATCATGATGCCTTCAATAAATCCCCAGATACCGCCAATTCCAAAAGTAATCAGAGTAACGATAATCTGGGCTATCCCGATACCGACATAGCCGAGATAGAAACGGTGTATGCCAAGACCTCCCAAGAATATACCGAGAAGGCCGGCAGCCAATTTTGACTTATCGCCCGTTTTTGCTACAACAGTGAGTTTAACCCCGCATTTTAAGCAAACTTCTGCAGCTGGATTTGTTTCGGCTCCACAGTTCTGGCAGTAATTCTTCCCATTCCTGGGCGAACACCCACATGTAACACAGACCACGGCCTGTTCGGCGACTTCGCTTCCACAATTCCTACAAAACACCCGTATACCCCCTGTTGCTTTTTCTCTCGCTATTCCATGTCTATGATCCTCCAGCCGTCGTTAAACTGCTGTAAGTAAATCGCACCGTTTCCGCCATCCACTACCTTTCCAGTCTCATCCTTGACCTCTAAATTTACCACCACAGTTGCCTTATCACCACTTATCTCTTCTGAAACTATGTCCTTTACCTCAAACCTAACGTCACTCGTATCCCCGCTCTCGTATTGGGCAAATTCAAACAAGGCAGGGAATAGGTCGGCAACGTCTTTGAGACTAATGCCGATAAAGGACTGCAGAATGTTGCTGGTGGCGTTGTACATCTTCTCGTACTTGGGATCAAGGCAGGTTATCGCGGTATTGAAATCTTTTTCGTTCAAGGCATTGAAGAACTTGTATACCACATCATGGGGCTTAGTTACGAAGAACATGTTATATAGAATGATACCAGCGGTAACAATAGCCGCTGTAAGAGCAACCGCCGTAAACTTTGCTCTTACAGCACCTCCTGCTGCCTGGGCGACCACCATGCCGGCAGCCCCGGCCGCCTGGTTGATACCCGAAGCAAGAAACCGGGCATCATTGATGGTTGGCTGACTTAACATTGAAGCGCCGTTACCTGGACCAGAATTGAACGCAGCCCTGGTACCGCAACCCGAACAAAACCTGGCTC
The sequence above is drawn from the Syntrophothermus lipocalidus DSM 12680 genome and encodes:
- a CDS encoding TM2 domain-containing protein, whose amino-acid sequence is MFCRNCGSEVAEQAVVCVTCGCSPRNGKNYCQNCGAETNPAAEVCLKCGVKLTVVAKTGDKSKLAAGLLGIFLGGLGIHRFYLGYVGIGIAQIIVTLITFGIGGIWGFIEGIMILTDVIDKDAKGMPLRE
- a CDS encoding prolipoprotein diacylglyceryl transferase family protein, which translates into the protein MVRHPLIDMGSFPIYNVMAGIGLISALLVLMHNLKDYNLCKPEEDRLLLLLAIAFVTGMGLSNVGNWFIMPGALDLPLLLRIKSAGLSFYFGLIGFLGTAAFLLKAFRYDVGMYLNAVVPSMLLFHGFGRIGCSLGGCCYGKIVNWNVFNTIFIERFPAREIEAILLFIGFFVTQYVIKERRLVFYLYAYPVTRFLLEFGRGDNRGVLITSVLSPSQIISVVIISLISVYFVLKMVSQHSTSSL
- a CDS encoding zinc ribbon domain-containing protein gives rise to the protein MFCPYCGTELPAGARFCSGCGTRAAFNSGPGNGASMLSQPTINDARFLASGINQAAGAAGMVVAQAAGGAVRAKFTAVALTAAIVTAGIILYNMFFVTKPHDVVYKFFNALNEKDFNTAITCLDPKYEKMYNATSNILQSFIGISLKDVADLFPALFEFAQYESGDTSDVRFEVKDIVSEEISGDKATVVVNLEVKDETGKVVDGGNGAIYLQQFNDGWRIIDME